The Macaca fascicularis isolate 582-1 chromosome 1, T2T-MFA8v1.1 genome includes a window with the following:
- the OPN3 gene encoding opsin-3 isoform X4, with product MYSGNRSGGQGYWDGGGAAGTEGPAPAGTLSPAPLFSPGTYERLALLLGSIGLLGVGNNLLVLVLYYKFQRLRTPTHLLLVNISLSDLLVSLFGVTFTFVSCLRNGWVWDTVGCVWDGFSGSLFEKSSSHKCIYDAF from the coding sequence ATGTACTCGGGGAACCGCAGCGGCGGCCAGGGCTACTGGGACGGCGGCGGGGCCGCGGGCACTGAGGGGCCGGCGCCGGCGGGGACGCTGAGCCCCGCGCCGCTCTTCAGCCCCGGCACCTACGAGCGCCTGGCGCTGCTGCTGGGCTCCATTGGGCTGCTGGGCGTCGGCAACAACCTGCTGGTGCTCGTCCTCTACTACAAGTTCCAGCGGCTCCGCACTCCCACTCACCTCCTCCTGGTCAACATCAGCCTCAGCGACCTGCTGGTGTCCCTCTTCGGGGTCACCTTTACCTTCGTGTCCTGCCTGAGGAACGGCTGGGTGTGGGACACCGTGGGCTGCGTGTGGGACGGGTTTAGCGGCAGCCTCTTCG